In one Tessaracoccus palaemonis genomic region, the following are encoded:
- a CDS encoding cyclophilin-like fold protein — protein MNRTAAWITLATNCLLALPACSAPMPAQSVDRPTAVSMTGTAAELERGSSGAAAVIDDTPAGRAFAASLPLTIDVGDSFGLALVGPLPSAPSVNGLVRSTQFTLGEIAYAPDSGSLAVFYDDHGASVAPPGVVRLGVVTDGLHAVATASGPVTIRLAG, from the coding sequence ATGAACAGGACCGCCGCGTGGATCACTCTCGCCACCAACTGTCTGCTTGCACTGCCGGCGTGCAGTGCTCCGATGCCCGCGCAGTCCGTCGACCGGCCGACGGCAGTGAGCATGACAGGCACAGCGGCGGAACTGGAGCGGGGCAGCAGCGGCGCGGCCGCGGTCATCGATGACACACCCGCAGGACGTGCGTTTGCCGCCAGCCTGCCGCTGACTATCGATGTGGGTGACAGCTTCGGCCTCGCCCTTGTCGGCCCGCTGCCGTCGGCCCCATCGGTCAACGGCCTGGTCCGGTCAACCCAGTTCACGCTCGGGGAGATCGCGTATGCCCCTGACTCGGGCTCCCTCGCAGTGTTCTACGACGATCACGGCGCCAGCGTCGCCCCGCCGGGCGTGGTGCGGCTCGGTGTGGTGACCGACGGCCTGCATGCCGTCGCCACCGCGAGTGGCCCGGTCACCATCCGACTGGCTGGGTGA